The nucleotide sequence CGTCGTGTCGGCCGCGACCAGGTCGTTGACGGGCACCGCCCAGCCCTGTGCCGCGGCCAGGACATCGGCAGCGGTGCCGGCGCCGAGCAGAGTGCGACAGGCGCTGAGGGCCGTGGCCGCAGAGCTTGGCGACAGCTGCTCGGCTGCCGTGTGCACGACCAGCACGGACGCGGTGCCGCCCTCGGGCAGGTCCGACAGCGCAGCCTCTCGCTCGCTGCTGCCGGGCAGGACCCGACCCTGGCGGCAACGACGAATCACGCGCAGTGCGCCGGTGCTGTCCCGGAACCCGGACTCGATGAGAGGCTCACCGGTCTCCTGCTGGGCCAGCTGCCCGCCGCGTCGCACCACGGCGATCTCGGTGAGCTGCTCCGTGACAGCCATCGAGGCGGTGATCGCCCAGGCCGCGGACTCGGTGCGCCCGAAGTGCGGGACGCCCGGCAGGCCCACCAGCGCCAGGCCCCGCACGCGCACCCCCGGGCATGACAGGCACACCGGCTGGTAGGGCCCTGACTCCTCGACGATCCGGTGCGGATCAGCCGCGATCATCGGCGCGCCGGAGGCGCTGAGCCGCCCCGGGACCAGCCACGCATTGGATCCGGCCGTGCGGGGACTCTCCGCGTCCAGGGCGTCGAGCCACTGCGCTCCGAGCTGCCGGCGCACCCGGTCGCGCCACAGCTGCTCCGGCAGACTTCCCGCCAGCAGGTGAACGTCCAGGTGCACGGCGATCGGCGTCCATGGCTGCCAGGGCCGGGGCGGACGATGACCGAGGCCCAGGGACTGCACCTCGGGGCTTGCTGCCCAGGCCTGCGACAGCTGCGAGCTGACCCCGCGCGCGTAGCCGGCCAGGAACACGCGGTCCTGAGACCCAGCGGCCTCCCACCAGGACCGCGCCGTCTCCTCGATGCCGAGGGCGGCGCTGAGATGGTCGCCGTCGTCGTGCTCCGGGCCCAGCAGATGCCCGCTGCGGGATTCGGCCCGGGTGCGCAGGACCTCCAGCTGCCACACCCGGTCGCGGGCGGTCACGGCCCCGTGACCGAAGGCCAGCGCCTCGAGGTCGCGCGCCTGGACGTGCGGCACGCCGTGCGGGTCCCGGAACACGGCCCACCCGTCGCCGGAGAGCTCGCAGCCGTGCGGATCCGGATCGGTCATGGGCGGCTCGCCGCCTCGTCCCGGCACTCGACCTCGACGCCGGCCGGACTTCCGATCTCGTCCGAGGTGGGGCCGACGCCGCGGAACTGCGCCAGCGGATTGCGGATCCGCCCCACGAGGATCTGGGAGCCCAACGGGTCCGTGAGGCTCACCATGGACTGCGGGTCGCGCAGCTGGAGGCGGTTGAGGCACGAGTGGGCGAAGTCCTCGCGGAAGAGATCGTGTCCGCGCCACAGCTCGGGATGGGCAGCGCGGTGCTCGTCGAGCACCTCGGCGGCCGCGCCCCAGAACCGCTGCTCGTCCAGGACGCCGTCGTCGTGCAGCAGCGCACCCAGGTGGCGCAGCACGCCGTCCAGGACGTCGGTGTGCACGGACAGCTCCTGGGACTCCGGCTCGATCAGTGTGCGGATGCGCTCGATCTGCGGGGGCAGGGGCTGATCATCCATCACGGCGATCTCCTCGCCGAGGTCCTTCCAGAACGCGCCGACCGGCAGGCCGTCCTGCAGGCGCAGGATCACGTTCTCGCCATGGGGCATCAGCGCGATCGAGCGCGAGAGCACGAGATGCGCGACGGGCAGCAGGTAGACCTTCAGCAGAGCACGGATCCACGTCTCGGCATCGACCCCGCTGCGCTCGATCCAGGCGCGCGCCAGCGGCACGCCGTCGCGATCGGTGTGCAGGACCCCGGCGAGGCTGGCGGCCTGCTCCCCGGGGGCCAGCCGAGCGACCGGGGATTCCCGCCACAGCGCGGCCAGCTGCTTGGTGTAATCGCTGCGCAGCCCCGAGCGGTGCTGGGCATCGCCCACCCATCCCACGGCGCTGCGCTCGCGCAGGACCTCCACGCCGCACTCCCTGAGGACGGGGTCGGCCGAGACGATGTCGTCGAGCCAGTCGCTGATGGCGGGCATGGCCTCCATGTAGGCCGGCGAGAGCCCGCGCAGGAAGCCCATCGAATGCACGCCCAGCGCGGTCTTGGCGTAGTCGCGGGCCGGATCGTCCATGTCCAGGAAGGTCCGCACGGACTGCTGGGCGCGCCAGCGGTGCTCGCTGGGGCCCACCAGGATCAGATCCCGGCGAAGGACGTCCGGCAGCATGCCGGGCAGGATCCGGTGCTCCCACTGCCAGGGGTGCAGGGGGATCGGCGTGTAGTCCTGCGGGTCCTCGCCCGCCTCCCGCACGGCAGCGCGGAAGCGCTCGCGCTCCGGGTCCAGCAGGTGAAGCTCCATGTGCTCGCGGTCGTCCATCTCGCGGCAGAGCGAGAGGACGCAGCCGCTGCGGCGGGCGGCGAGCCACACCAGCGGGGTCGGCTCCAGGGCCTCGGGCGCCCACCGCTCCTGCTGGGCGGCGCCGAAGCCGATCCGGCCGGAGCTGGCGACGAATCCGGGGTGGCCCTCGTGCAGATGCTGCTCGACGAGCTCCAGAGGGCTCGCGGCGAGCTCGCGGGAGCTCGGTGCGGGTCGGGCCTGACGCCGGGCGGAGGTGAGCTGCGTGGCGGAGAGGTCCTCCAGGTACAGCGGCAGCACCCGGTCGGTGAGCTCGAGGACCTCGCGCAGATCCAGGATCGCCTGCTGGGCGTCGAGATCGCGAGGCGCTGAGCTGGGGCGGCCATCGTCGTCCAGGCGCTGGATCGACGACGGATCCACTCGCCAGTGCTCCATCGGGTGGCGGCTCGCGCGGAAGCGCCAGCGCGGCGTGCCGGTGTGATCGTCCACGACCCAACCCTCCGCCTCCGGACGCGGCGCGAGGATGCGCTCGTGGGCGAACTCCGCGAACAGCTTGGCCAGGGTGAGCCGCTGCAGCTGCTCGGCGCCCTCGGCATCCAGGTTCGGGGCAGGCGTGGGTCCGGCGGAGCTCGCGGTCTCGGCTCCGGTCAGGGTGGTCTCGGTCATCGGGGATCCTCCTCGCTCGCGGGATCGACGGTCAGGGTGCCGGCCGACGGGCGCTCGGAAGCCGAGGTGCCCTCGGACGTCTCGGGCGCTGCGTCGGCCGCGGTGCGCTCGCGCACGGACAGGCAGGCGGTCTTCTCCGGCAGCTCGAGGGGTCCGAGCTCTCGGAAGCCGGCGCTGCGGTTCACGGCGCGGATCGCATGGTTGGTCTCGTCCGGCTCCACGACGACGCGCTGGACGGACGGGTCGCTGAACAGCAGCCGCAGGGCCGCCGCCATGACGGCCGAGGACGTCCCGGGCACCGGATCCTGGGCCGGGGCCATGAAGAAGTGCAGCCCGACGTCGCCGTCGCGCACGCACCAGTGCTCGGCCAGCGGGCTGCGTGCGGGGTCGTAGGTCTCCACGAAGCCGCGCCGCACCGGATGCTCGGGATCCGAGGCCACGATCTCCTCGACGAGCCAGGCATCCATGTCATCCGCGCGCTCGATCGCCTGGAAGACCTCTCGGATCCGCTCGGGGCTTGCGCCGACGAGATCCCAGGCCCTGGCCCTAGGCCGGCTCAGCCACTCGTGCAGCGCGGCGCCGTCGCGCTGCGGGTCCACCGGACGCAGCATGAAGCGGCGCCCGTCGATCTCGGCGCAGAACGGCTGGGCCTCGGCGGTGCGGGGGCCCCAGTGCTGCTGGGGCAGTCGGCCGAAGCTCTGGAACATGGTCCGCCGCTCTGTCCGATACGGCTGCCGACCGGTGACGTGGCCCAGGACGATCGCATTGCGCAGCGCGCCCATGCCGAGATCCGGGGCGGTCAGGGCGTGGGTGTGCTCGGTGTGGTTGAGCACGTGCAGGGTGCCGTCGGAGCTGGCTCGGTGCCATCGGTCCGGGCTCAGGCGTCCTGCTCCGTCCAGGCTGAGCTGAGCGCGCACGGGCTCCAGCCACGGCAGGGGAGCAGGGGCGTAGCCGGTGCCGGCCACGACCGCGTCCGTCACGGTCTCGCGGCTGCGCCCGGTCTCGATCGAGCGCCAGGTCAGCAGCGTCCGGGAGTCGTGCGGGGCGGCGGCCACCAGCTCGGTCGCGGCCAGCAACCGCACCGGGGCACGCCCGCCGGCCGCGCGGCGGACGTGCAGCGCCTCGTAGATCCGGGTGATCGTCTCTGCCGAGATGCCGCGGTGCAGCTGCGGCTGGGCCCGGTTGATCGCATCCCGCTGATCCTCCGGAAGGCCCCGGAAGTGATCCAGGTATTCGGGGGAGGTCAGCTCGAGCGAGAGCTCGGAGTACTCCATGGGGTAGAAGCGCGGGGAGCGGGTCACCCAGTCCACGGCCGGGCCGTGGGGATCCTCGAGCAGATCGACGACGACCTCCGCGGCCGA is from Kocuria palustris and encodes:
- a CDS encoding GNAT family N-acetyltransferase, with amino-acid sequence MTMRSTAETGSADEPLDLLCVGLGPFGLGLACLADPLPDVRAAFLDRRPGFDWHPGLLFEDATLQVPFLADLVTMADPTSEHSFLNWLKETGQLYSFYVRESFYPLRRDYNAYCRWAASRVPGLHWDQDVLEVRRPSGSGAWQVRSRDDDGLEQLWWTRHLVVGAGTIPTLPKALDPAGDAVLHAGDYLAHQDRLHGQDHVTVLGSGQSAAEVVVDLLEDPHGPAVDWVTRSPRFYPMEYSELSLELTSPEYLDHFRGLPEDQRDAINRAQPQLHRGISAETITRIYEALHVRRAAGGRAPVRLLAATELVAAAPHDSRTLLTWRSIETGRSRETVTDAVVAGTGYAPAPLPWLEPVRAQLSLDGAGRLSPDRWHRASSDGTLHVLNHTEHTHALTAPDLGMGALRNAIVLGHVTGRQPYRTERRTMFQSFGRLPQQHWGPRTAEAQPFCAEIDGRRFMLRPVDPQRDGAALHEWLSRPRARAWDLVGASPERIREVFQAIERADDMDAWLVEEIVASDPEHPVRRGFVETYDPARSPLAEHWCVRDGDVGLHFFMAPAQDPVPGTSSAVMAAALRLLFSDPSVQRVVVEPDETNHAIRAVNRSAGFRELGPLELPEKTACLSVRERTAADAAPETSEGTSASERPSAGTLTVDPASEEDPR
- a CDS encoding IucA/IucC family protein, which codes for MTETTLTGAETASSAGPTPAPNLDAEGAEQLQRLTLAKLFAEFAHERILAPRPEAEGWVVDDHTGTPRWRFRASRHPMEHWRVDPSSIQRLDDDGRPSSAPRDLDAQQAILDLREVLELTDRVLPLYLEDLSATQLTSARRQARPAPSSRELAASPLELVEQHLHEGHPGFVASSGRIGFGAAQQERWAPEALEPTPLVWLAARRSGCVLSLCREMDDREHMELHLLDPERERFRAAVREAGEDPQDYTPIPLHPWQWEHRILPGMLPDVLRRDLILVGPSEHRWRAQQSVRTFLDMDDPARDYAKTALGVHSMGFLRGLSPAYMEAMPAISDWLDDIVSADPVLRECGVEVLRERSAVGWVGDAQHRSGLRSDYTKQLAALWRESPVARLAPGEQAASLAGVLHTDRDGVPLARAWIERSGVDAETWIRALLKVYLLPVAHLVLSRSIALMPHGENVILRLQDGLPVGAFWKDLGEEIAVMDDQPLPPQIERIRTLIEPESQELSVHTDVLDGVLRHLGALLHDDGVLDEQRFWGAAAEVLDEHRAAHPELWRGHDLFREDFAHSCLNRLQLRDPQSMVSLTDPLGSQILVGRIRNPLAQFRGVGPTSDEIGSPAGVEVECRDEAASRP